ATCTTAATAGATGCTGTCTCATCAGTTGTTCATCTGGTTGGCTCTCCAGATGGAGGGGACATCAGGATCATTGATGACAGGTTTTGAGATGTGCAATATGGGTTCCAGGTCTTTAGACCTCTCTGTGCTCTGAGTGGTTAACAGCAGACCTCCTGGTGTTATACAGCCCTCTTAAATCCCCAAACATCTGTCTATCTTTACCAAGGACTTAGCTCTAGGCAGACTCTACTCTACCATGTTCTACTCTTCTACTCCAGCCACTCATGGAAGGGAAGTTTCTCTAAATAATGGAACCAATGAGTCATATATTAACCCCCCTATCTTCCTAGTGTGTAAACTATTCTTGGAATCCAGCAGTACACATACAAGTATTGGAGAAACGCTCCAAACCCAGCATACCTAACATGCAACTTGGTCTAAAATACTGTCTCTTTGGGAAGGATAATGGCAGGCTTATCATAGTTCAGTTTCTTGTGTAATCTGTGTTTTAGTATCAGACAAATCAGTCTGTCAAAACAAAACACCATAGCTTTGCAGCAAACAGCTAAGTCCTCCCACTCTGCTATGCCAGAGTAGCCCCAGGCTGACGCAGCACAGTAAGAATGACTGGGCCTCGCTCTAGGGCTCTGGGGGCCTTTGAGGGCCCAGGTCGACCAGCACTGgcatctctaccctcctcctggCTCTTCAAGGTACCCCTTCCTGAGGTGTTTGGAAGTTGCTATTTGTTCTGTCAACTGggctgggcgtgtgtgtgtgtgcaactcaTGCTTGTGGTGTCCTCTGCCAAGCCAAGCAAAGACAGCCAGGCGTCTCTCTGCCCACAGGAAAGAGGGCATGCCACTGGGCACGGgtaagggaaagggagaggaaaggagggaggaaataATATAGATGAAAAACACGACACACCACCAGGCGTGAGGCAGACGGAGAGGAAGGAAAAGCAATGGAAGGAtatggaggggaaaaaaagagggcATGCCACTGCGCACGAGGCTGGCGGACGGGCGGGCGGGGGTGGGCGAGGAGGGGGGCTGCATTTAGCCTGTTAgatggaaaagaggagagggagagattaggTAGAgattggggaggagaggactagcagtgtgtggagagaggaggactagcagtgtgtggagaggggagcagagaggggagcagagaggggagcagagaggggagcagagaggggaggagggggtgagcagCAGGGAGTCAGGCCTGACTGCTCTCTGATCATCTGAAAGATTCTTCTTATCGTCCCTCTGCCAACTTTCCTGAATCCTGTCCATAGACTTGGTGGACTAGTTTGCTCGAAcacacattctgtctctctctctctttttccctccactCTTTCAGTCAGTACATTTGTTCTTCACAACCTCACGCCTCTACCTTTTGAACAATGGACTGCTTTATTGTAACttgggctgctgtgtgtgtatgtgtgtgagcggcCTGGTAAcactgtgtctttgtctcttgCAGACCTTTATATTCACTGATGGGGAGGACAAGGAGCTAAGGAAAacaggtacacatacacacacaaatagaggTTCAAATATGAGAGCCTTTATAGATGTACATGatttaaatgtttaatgaaGACTGTAATGTGCCATTTCCCCCTCTATCATCTCCCCCCCCAGGAGCAAACATCATCAACACCAACTGTTCAGCAGCTCACACACGCCAGGCACTCTGCTGTAAGATGTCGGTGGAGTACGACAAGTTCATTGAGTCACAGAAAAAGTACGTCCGCTCCTCTCCTTATCCCTAACAGACCTAAATCGAACCTAGTCCCAGCCTAAGAAGTTGCTAACATTGTACTAACTCTGCTCTGATAGTTCCAACTGGTGGGAGTAGAGTAGAGCCAAGCAGGCTCCCACTACAGTCTGAAGAGCTGGGCTTGCTGTGTTTGACTATGGAGGTCAGCAGATGGTCAGAACAGTGTTGTGGTCTCTCAGGTCTCTGCCAGTAATAGAATATATATGCCCATATGGGTTCTGGAGGTcccacgtgtgtgcgtgtgttttttgACACTGAATCGATATAGTTACATATCTCACACCAGTCTGTCAGAAACCGACTAGAACATAAATGACTGATGGGTTTGTTGATTGATGGGCTTCGTAGCTGTGTCATAATTCATTTACTAGGTGGATAACCCCTCGTCCCTTCCCTCCAGGTGGTTCTGTCACTTGGATGACGATAACTACGTAGTCCTCCCCAGTCTACTGGTCCTGCTGTCGTCATATCACCACAGCCAGGACGTGTACCTGGGCCGGCCCAGTCTGGACCACCCTATAGAGGCTGCAGAGAGGGTCAAGGCTGATGGATCTGTATGTTCCTCGTTTCCTCTGCCACGCCCACTCGCTGTcgtttttctctcctttttttctccccccttctttctctttcactgctACACCTTTTCTCAGTCACTCATTTATCAGCTTGTTGTCTCAATGTGGACTGGTTCCTGGACTAAGTAGGTGTCTGCctctgaggttgtgtgtgtgtgttgtgtacctCAGGCGTCGGTGAAGTTCTGGTTTGCCACTGGGGGAGCTGGCTTCTGCATCAGCCGGGGCCTGGCGCTGAAGATGAGTCCGTGGGCCAGGTCAGTCACACCCGGTCCTGGTCATGCTTAGTGCTGGGCATGGTCACGGTCCCAtgatcctggtcctggtctcggTCCTGGAGTCTGAATGTCATTTGAGGTCCGTAGCTTCATCATTCAGCAACATTAAAGTGGCCTTCTCTTCTACTTTCTTCTCTCCCGTCGTTCCTCTGTGCGTCTCTTCTCTCCCATGGGggtccttcctcctccagtctggGGAACTTCATCAGCACGGCGGAGAGGATCCGTCTCCCTGACGACTGCACGGTGGGCTACATCATCGAGGCTCTGCTGGAGGTGTCGCTGACCCACACGCGCCTGTTCCACTCCCACCTGGAGAACCTGACCCGCCTCCCCTCCAACACCCTGCTGCAGCAggtagggaaggagagggggagagagagggggcagggggagagaaggggagggggggttaggcggacggggagagagaaacaatcTCCCCTTGTCTAACTGTCTGTGTAGCATACAATAGCCGCTAATTGTTCTGGGAAATCAAACGAatcgtgtgtccgtgtgtgtccgtgtgtgtccgtgtgtgtcccaggtcaCTCTGAGCTATGGAGGCTTTGAAAACCGAAGGAACGTGGTCAGCATTGGAGGAGCCTTCCCTCTGGTTGAAGACCCTTCACGGTACCCAGCCATGCACAGCTCAGACACAGAGAATTTATTGAGTTTGTCTTTGTGCGGTGTGAAAGTtattccctccccttctctctcatcctTGTCTCCAGGTTTAAGACAGTCCACTGCCTCCTGTATCCAGACACGGACTGGTGCCCCAGGAAGAATCAACACCACTAAAGACCACCACTCTACCCCAGCATCCACCAGTCTGATTACCCTCCCGCCTTAATAGTCACTCTGCACTCTCTAGCCAAAGTGACTTGCTGTTTTTTGTCTACATTTATGGACCCCTATGCATAATGCTGCCATCAACCATCGCCA
This DNA window, taken from Hypomesus transpacificus isolate Combined female chromosome 13, fHypTra1, whole genome shotgun sequence, encodes the following:
- the rfng gene encoding beta-1,3-N-acetylglucosaminyltransferase radical fringe, with protein sequence MHLASVGSSKLCFLLSLAFCGFLLLLIPAFQPTPHQVDLPPPRPHPRPARVGKRPANTPRNPGGLVVPLQEEGLALGNNVSSVGQGRPRDTQTNREGGHAPITGQRDLPNTRRGTVSHRGPAEGSLPGVRGVVFRSREPLESKDIFLAVKTTRKYHKSRLELLLQTWVSRAREQTFIFTDGEDKELRKTGANIINTNCSAAHTRQALCCKMSVEYDKFIESQKKWFCHLDDDNYVVLPSLLVLLSSYHHSQDVYLGRPSLDHPIEAAERVKADGSASVKFWFATGGAGFCISRGLALKMSPWASLGNFISTAERIRLPDDCTVGYIIEALLEVSLTHTRLFHSHLENLTRLPSNTLLQQVTLSYGGFENRRNVVSIGGAFPLVEDPSRFKTVHCLLYPDTDWCPRKNQHH